From a single Hypomesus transpacificus isolate Combined female chromosome 14, fHypTra1, whole genome shotgun sequence genomic region:
- the slc10a3 gene encoding P3 protein — translation MRKLFAFCCFFLITGGADRSTAGRSLTNSINNNTNVTADSSRRYIEIGDGSSQEFEFPENTKGVIVISSQYRSSAASRKGRESWKQTVKVRSLDPEVLSILNVTDSGHAGPVKSYIISIRSGLPGRAQLLIQLLDFDQDSAPVLIEERTDYSIRVAPGNDDPAARLLQSGGLSHFSENPVLFALLPLIFINKCAFGCKVEVEVLRGLLKRPVPLLLGVAGQFLVMPLYAYSLSRLTYLPKALSLGLVITCSAPGGGGGYLYSLLLGGDVTLAISMTLVSTVVAAAAMPLSSALYGHLLGVHAALHVPFVKILGTLLFIAIPISLGMLVKLRLPGLTRVLLALIRPFSFVLIVGGIFMAYQMGASILANVKPQIVAAGVTVPMFGLALGLLMAKAAGLAVPQRKTVSIEIGVQNSLLALAVMQLSFRRAEADFASQAPFIVALSSTTEMLLIVLGHFAHRRFCRVEGPRTDTRPDLGQ, via the coding sequence ATGAGGAAGCTATTTGCATTCTGTTGTTTCTTTCTTATTACTGGAGGAGCAGACCGGTCGACGGCGGGCAGGTCCCTAACGAACAGCATCAACAACAATACAAACGTGACGGCCGACAGCAGCAGAAGGTATATAGAAATCGGGGACGGATCTTCGCAGGAATTTGAGTTTCCCGAAAACACTAAGGGCGTGATTGTAATCTCAAGTCAATACCGGAGCTCCGCCGCGAGCAGGAAGGGTCGCGAGAGCTGGAAGCAGACGGTGAAAGTCCGGTCGCTAGACCCCGAGGTTCTCTCCATCCTGAATGTTACCGACAGTGGACACGCTGGTCCAGTAAAGAGTTACATTATTAGTATACGGTCCGGTTTACCAGGTCGAGCTCAGCTGCTTATCCAGCTTCTGGACTTTGACCAGGACTCAGCGCCGGTTCTGATCGAGGAAAGGACAGATTACTCTATCAGGGTAGCGCCCGGCAACGATGATCCGGCCGCTCGGCTCCTGCAGTCGGGCGGTCTGTCCCACTTCTCGGAGAACCCTGTGTTGTTCGCTTTGCTGCCCTTGATCTTCATCAACAAGTGTGCCTTCGGGTgcaaggtggaggtggaggttctCCGGGGCCTCCTGAAGAGGCCCGTGCCTCTGCTCCTGGGTGTGGCCGGCCAGTTCCTGGTCATGCCGCTGTACGCGTACAGTCTGTCCCGTCTCACCTACCTGCCCAAGGCCCTCTCGCTGGGCCTGGTCATCACCTGCTCTGCCCCCGGCGGTGGCGGAGGCTACCTCTACAGCCTGCTACTGGGGGGCGACGTGACTCTCGCCATCTCCATGACGCTGGTCTCCACGGTAGTGGCGGCGGCAGCCATGCCACTGTCGTCCGCCCTGTACGGCCACCTGCTGGGTGTCCATGCCGCGCTCCACGTGCCCTTCGTCAAGATCCTGGGCACCCTTCTCTTCATCGCCATCCCCATCTCCCTGGGCATGCTGGTGAAGCTGCGCCTGCCCGGCCTCACCCGCGTCCTGCTCGCCCTCATACGCCCCTTCAGCTTTGTGCTCATCGTGGGCGGGATCTTCATGGCGTACCAGATGGGAGCGTCCATCCTGGCCAACGTCAAGCCCCAGATTGTGGCGGCCGGGGTGACGGTGCCCATGTTTGGGCTGGCGCTGGGTCTGTTGATGGCGAAAGCGGCAGGGTTGGCGGTGCCACAGAGGAAGACGGTCAGCATCGAGATCGGGGTTCAGAACAGCCTCCTGGCGCTAGCCGTCATGCAGCTGTCGTTCCGGCGCGCCGAGGCGGACTTTGCTTCACAGGCACCGTTTATAGTGGCACTCAGCAGCACCACAGAGATGCTCCTGATTGTCCTTGGACACTTTGCACACCGCAGGTTCTGCAGGGTAGAAGGCCCGAGGACTGATACCAGACCAGACCTGGGCCAATAA
- the chmp1a gene encoding charged multivesicular body protein 1a has protein sequence MDDTLFQLKFTSKQLEKLAKKAEKDSKSEQAKVKKALQQKNVECARVYAENAIRKKNEGLNWLRMSSRVDAVASKVQTAVTMKSVTKNMAQVTKALDKALGSMDLQKVSAVMDKFETQVQNLDVHTSVMEDSMSSATTLTTPQDQVDDLIVQIAEESGLEVMDQLSQLPAGASSLGEASASSRAQDKEDQLSRRLAALRN, from the exons ATGGACG ACACACTCTTCCAACTGAAG TTCACATCAAAACAGCTTGAGAAATTAGCCAAAAAGGCAGAAAAAGATTCCAAGTCAGAACAGGCCAAAGTTAAAAAG GCTCTCCAGCAGAAGAATGTGGAGTGTGCCAGGGTGTATGCAGAAAACGCCATCCGCAAGAAGAACGAGGGCCTTAACTGGCTGCGCATGTCGTCTCGCGTCGACGCCGTGGCATCCAAGGTCCAGACGGCGGTCACCATGAAATCG GTGACTAAGAACATGGCTCAGGTGACCAAGGCTCTGGATAAGGCTCTGGGGTCCATGGACCTCCAGAAAGTCTCTGCTGTCATGGACAAGTTCGAGACCCAGGTCCAGAATCTGGACGTCCACACCTCG GTGATGGAGGACTCCATGAGCTCTGCGACCACGCTGACCACGCCCCAGGACCAGGTGGATGACCTGATCGTCCAGATAGCAGAGGAAAGCGGCCTGGAGGTGATGGACCAGCTCAGCCAGCTGCCGGCCGGGGCCTCCTCTCTGGGGGAGGCCTCGGCCTCCTCGCGGGCCCAGGACAAGGAGGACCAGCTCTCACGCAG GCTGGCTGCGTTGCGGAACTGA